The stretch of DNA TCATTTTAAAGATCTGGGTTTGATCCAACTTTTTTAATACTGTTTTACTTTTGGTTTTAAGTCTCGGATCTTGATGTATGGATGTTTAGATCTTGACTTTGATTTTGGCATTTTACATTTTGTTTGCTATTTTGGTCACTTTAAAAAGCTGTGTTCTTTAATGTAGTTTCCTATCTTTTATTTGCTATTTGGATCTGCAATTACATAACATCTTTTGATCTGTGTTCCATGTTATGTTTTCAACTCAATTCCTGCTTTGGTTTGTCCAAAATTTAGTCATTTACCAATGTAATATAAGCCTTAGCTGCCTTTTCTAATAATGTAATGAAACATAGTGTTTTCTTCTGTTTTATTGTCGTTCATGTTTGATTTGTAAATCTTGAACTGTTGGTCGATTTTTGGATGCATATTATGTGTGTCTAATTGCTTTAGAGATGATTTTAGAGCTTATATCGAAGACATATGGCATTTCATTTGgtaagtttaagggctaaaaaaacaaaaaaaaaaattaaatggagagagagagagatgatgGAATTCATTGACATGATGGAATTCCAATGAAAACCTTGGGTTTCTCAGAGCACTGAAGTTTTCACCCTTTTcttatagagagagagagaagggggggtcagttttatttttattggtgGCCTGAATAAGAAATGATGTGATGAGAAGAATCTGATGAGCTTCTTCTAACAGAAAATCAAGGTATTTGTACAGGAATTGACATGGCCAGGTTACTGCAAATACCCAACTGCTCTTATAATTCGAGTTTCACAGTGTGGATGTAATTAATTAGTTTCTTGCGGTAAACCACTGTGACATAATGTGCATTCTCTTTGTCAATAAATGCATACTTTCTTTATGATGTATTAAAAATATTCCTGGACTGATATTGGAACTTTGTTTTCTCAATTATTAGAGGATGCCACTTGATTTTCTGCAAGGAGACAAGTTTTGTGAAGCAGCAGTTAGTTACATTCAGCCTCTTCTAACAAAGGTATTAAGCAAATGAGATGGTTTTTGTGCTAGTTTGACTGGTGTTACTAGTATGTTGAGTGAAATAATGATACTATGTCCTCTTGTGCCTTCAGGGGGTTCCATCTTTATTTTCAGATCTTTCTCCTTTGTACAACCACTATGGCAAGGTAAGATTGCTCTTActattattcaaaattagaattaagttcataaatattaattatactatAACTTTGTTATCGTGGGAAGTGGTGCATTTAAATGAGTGAGTTATACACTGCTTGATGAGAGTGCAACTACCTCTCATCTCTcactatttatttaataatttttaaatattcttatttttatatcatattcatGTTATCTTTTAATGATATTTTGTGTCTGTCTTTTTTATTGCTTGCAcgctttttattacttttattttattttttaaattgaaagtgTTCATAAATTAGGTTCAACCAATTAAAAAGTTATTCCTATATGAAAATGTATATACTTTatcattaaatataaataaaataaaatggagaTGGAATCAAATTAAACCGATTTACTTTGCATTGATATGACCGATATTTCCGAATAACTATCCGCCAAATATGGGCGGACCTGGTGGGAATTACCAGTCTTAGATATTTGTTTTAGATGAATTGAAAGAAGACATTTTTAGGAACATTGTAGATAAAGAGAATATCTGTTGAGCTTGTGGCTTTTAAAATCAATTGCTGTACTGCTGTGGATGTTTGCTAAGTTCATCAGTATATCTTCATTAGTACGAAATTTTGTCGTCTTGGATGGACTGCTGTTGATGTTTtctaaatatattattatgatgATGATGTTGGTGTCACTTAAATTTGGATATGTTTAAGCTTTTTATTGAAGAAGTGTCTGTTTCTCCTTTGTTCATTACAAGTAATGACTCCATCTATCATCCCTTTGTTGATTAAGAGAGAATTTGGtggttaatttttaagttaacgAGATTTGCACAATGTCACCAAGGCAAGCGCACAAtctcttttttatcttttaagctaggtggattaattataaatttggccactaatatttgtatttttgtcaaaatgactaactgtatttttaatttttttttggttatcaacttttgtttttttttaactgtttttttaacatatttattgAATAAGTttaaggttttaatttttttttcaaaaggttTTAATCTTTCTTGAGAGgtttttttgagttaatttttttagataattatgtttattttctttaaattaagtgttatttttttaatttcatgtattatttatttaatttattattttttacatatacaTCTTATAGGGTTATTTAAGTTTAcatctcataaaaaatatttcacatatgaaATTTCATATTATCCccaattaactttttttaatggTACATTGTAGTTTAAAAAAGAAGTTGATAgctaaaaaagattaaaaaaaaatacaattagtaCTGTTTTGAGAAAATATACAAACAATAGTGGTCAACATTTTCATTTACcctttaatgttttaaaagttttaatttttttaatcttcttTTATTATCTTTATCATACTTTTAAAATGAAGTGGGCCTTTGAAACTCTGAAACGCTATCGGGAAAGGTTTTGCATGTTTAATGATGACGTACAGGTGAGCACTTGGCCCAACAAGTTGCTACTTTTATGGATAGGATTAGATTCTAGTGTAACTTAGATTGCTGCAGCATCACTATGAATGCCACCAATATTAGAAAGTTGTGCTTACTTAATTCTCTTAGGGAACTGCTGGAGTTGCACTTGCTGGATTGTTAGGAACTGTAAGGGCACAAGGTCGATCTTTGGATGATTTTCCAAACCACAAGATTGTTGTGGTGGGAGCTGGAAGGTATTTGGCTGACTTATAAAGCTTGGTATTTCAATCTTTCACCATAATTTTTCTACGGCTCCTTGCATCCATTCCCTCACAGCTTTATTTCtcataaaaacttttctttttggCTTCCAGTGCAGGGCTTGGTGTTCTTAGCATGGCTGTTCAAGCTGTTGTAAGGATGACAGGAAATGCAGAAACAGCTGCACAGAACTTCTTCCTACTTGATAAAGATGTACAATTTTGTACCTCCTTTCTAGCTTTTTTCATCCTATTTGTGCAAAgccttttatgttcttttagatATGTAATGTCCTTTCTCTTGTGTAATGAAGATGTGGATTTTATGAACtaatcatgtaaaaatgttttGCTAGAAAATCATCTGCggatttctttttattatatctaCTTCATtcatagttttctttttctttttagtttcttaCTTCTACGAGAAAATCATTATGGTTTGCCTCTAGGAatctaaattttctaattttttaattgtgttattaatttattattttaaattctaaagctaaattcattaatttttatatttagttttaaagttaagattttcatagaaaatttaatttaaataatattttttatttatccttaacaagtatatttaaagttcaaatttaaaaaataaaacataatataatatttatcataaaaataaatattatttgattaaataattttttaaaggttatgtttttagcggtgtttttgccagaagcgccgctaaaggtttgttctttagcggcgtttttaacaaaagcgtcgctaaaggttatattctttagcggcgtttgcggctaaagcgccgctaaatgtcacgatctttagcggcatttgtggctATAGCGCTGCTAAAGGTTCACATAAACGTCGCTAAATTTTGCGGCGTTGTCAATAGCGGCACTTTTTGCAGCGCTTGTGAAAGCACCGCTAATACTTTTAGTGcgcttaaaagcgccgctaaaggcttaaagaaatgccgctaaaagtctattttgctGTAGTGGAGGGTTGTGGAGGGGCAAAGCCAAGCATTGCTATGCTTGTGTGAACAGCGCCATAGTTGTATCATATATATAAAGGGGCACCCCAATAGGCCACGCCTTATGGACTAATTTAGTGTCGTTGTAGTAGAGCCTTAAATTGaaatttgtaattaattattcatGTTTAATAAGAATGAATAACTGCAAATGTTTGTACTATAAGTTATAGAATTTaattgaaagttaaattttgaaatttttggttaTCTACGTAATTGAGTAAGGGTTTAAtggtaacaaaaataaatatacaattttataTAGTCTAAGTTTTGTAAGTAAATCGGGTTAGAAAAGTTGTTAGGTTACTCGGGTTAATTTTGACACTTGATACCTAGACCCGGTGATctggtcgggtatagggtgttacacttctTATGTAATAGTTGGCACAAGATATGGAAGCCATATAGTGAGACTTTGAAGCTTGGCTCTATGGTACTCAATTCTACTAAAGAGATGAGAAATCGATAGTAAAAAAGGTTAGTGTACATAGACATCAATGTAGTAGGCATATGAAAGAATGTTCTAGTTGACACAAGAGCATTTGAGATGTTCATATTTGAGAAGTTTGCATATAAACATGGTCTTAATATTGATAAGGCAACTGGGTTGATTAAGATCATTAATTCTAAGGAGGTCCCAACCGTTGATATGACACAAAGAGTTGAACTACAAATTGGAGATTGGAAGGGAAACAAAAACATTAAGGTATTTTATTTAGAGTATTATGATTTTGTACTTGGGCTAAATTTCATTGATTAGATTAATCCGCTCATTATTTCTTTTGTTGATTGCATATGTATCTTGGATCCTCACCAACAATGCATTGTGTTGGTGAATCAAGATGAGAATGTTGAAACCAAGATGTTATCCGTAATATTGTTAGTGAAGGATGTTCTTAATGGTGAAAACATTTACTTAGTAGTTCTGAACATTAATATGACCCCTTTGGAGGTTTTAGAGGTGAAACAATCCTTTACTAATGTGAAGCTTATTGAGTTATAATGGGACTACCACGTATGAGAGAGGTGGATTATGCATCAAATTTTATAGGTAAAAAAGTTTTGATGCAACATGGGTAGTCAAACAGAGCAAATGAATTAAAGGGGTAAATCTCAAACACGATTTTAGTGTTATACAGTGTGATTTGCCTAAATTGTTAAATATAAGTTACTCATAACAAGTCTAGTAGCTTGTGGGTTTACTAAGGCTTAAAAAGACACAAGGATCCATTTAAATGACTAGCCAAAATGGCCTAGAAACCAAAGATGTCATCAATACTTAAGGTCCACCCAGTGTTCAATGCTAGTGTGCCTAAGATTTTCTTATAAGGACCAGGGAGATTCAAACCGAGACAAGTCACAACAAGCTCTAGTAGGAGTGAGGGCCTCCTATGACCAAGATGTACAGTGTGGCAATGTAGATCGAATTAAATGATGATAAAATTATAGATCTAGGCAATTTATTCGATGGAAGGGACCACTTGAAAG from Gossypium hirsutum isolate 1008001.06 chromosome D04, Gossypium_hirsutum_v2.1, whole genome shotgun sequence encodes:
- the LOC107899505 gene encoding NAD-dependent malic enzyme isoform X1, producing MSFTIGTTSTGFWVLRLLVSLSRILLVGALGTWFPRRNTSIYTTDDDCFRMPLDFLQGDKFCEAAVSYIQPLLTKGVPSLFSDLSPLYNHYGKGTAGVALAGLLGTVRAQGRSLDDFPNHKIVVVGAGSAGLGVLSMAVQAVVRMTGNAETAAQNFFLLDKDVQFCTSFLAFFILFVQSLLCSFRYVMSFLLCNEDVDFMN
- the LOC107899505 gene encoding NAD-dependent malic enzyme 2, mitochondrial isoform X2 is translated as MPLDFLQGDKFCEAAVSYIQPLLTKGVPSLFSDLSPLYNHYGKGTAGVALAGLLGTVRAQGRSLDDFPNHKIVVVGAGSAGLGVLSMAVQAVVRMTGNAETAAQNFFLLDKDVQFCTSFLAFFILFVQSLLCSFRYVMSFLLCNEDVDFMN